Proteins found in one Corynebacterium canis genomic segment:
- a CDS encoding glycoside hydrolase family 25 protein: MMFSPKVLTRNVAVLFTAIALVITFVTTPKAQAIDPDAPSGIDVSSWQHPGGEGINWNSVKTDGHSYAFIKATEGINYLNPHFASDSRQAMDAGLIIGSYHLGRPAVSATAQAAAYATTLASQPQPSLPPVLDIEYNDGVGPEQMQAWVREFVTEIEVLTGRKPIIYTYRYFWEQQMGDTTEFKDYPLWLAAYQNTAPTTLPGGWDHMSFWQRTGSGRVSGINYDTDLNLFNGNEAQLDAFVRGNYVQLGNIINPSLKLDKLPSLEVLSKENPELVKVILGAAAGAVAVGAIVQAARNAGFDTRPAEQLAKIVEEQLSSGELPVHDLEIMVDKSKYTIGDLIKLLEAVQARQAEIEQQAQV; encoded by the coding sequence ATGATGTTTTCCCCAAAAGTCCTCACACGTAATGTTGCTGTGCTGTTTACAGCAATTGCACTCGTGATCACATTTGTCACCACCCCGAAAGCACAGGCGATCGACCCCGACGCCCCCTCGGGCATCGACGTGTCGAGCTGGCAGCACCCCGGTGGAGAAGGCATCAACTGGAACTCAGTGAAAACCGATGGCCACTCCTACGCGTTTATCAAAGCGACCGAAGGAATCAACTACCTCAACCCCCACTTCGCCTCCGACAGCCGACAGGCCATGGACGCCGGGTTGATCATCGGCAGCTACCACCTCGGGCGACCCGCCGTCAGTGCCACCGCGCAAGCCGCCGCCTATGCGACAACCTTGGCAAGCCAACCCCAGCCCTCGCTCCCGCCGGTCCTGGATATCGAATACAACGACGGTGTCGGGCCCGAGCAAATGCAAGCGTGGGTGCGAGAGTTTGTCACCGAGATCGAGGTGCTTACCGGGCGCAAACCCATCATCTATACCTACCGTTACTTCTGGGAACAGCAGATGGGCGACACCACCGAGTTCAAGGACTACCCGCTGTGGCTCGCGGCCTACCAAAACACCGCGCCCACAACCCTGCCTGGTGGGTGGGATCATATGTCATTCTGGCAGCGGACCGGTAGCGGCCGGGTATCCGGAATCAATTACGACACCGACCTCAACCTCTTCAACGGCAACGAGGCACAACTCGATGCCTTTGTGCGCGGCAACTATGTTCAGCTGGGCAATATCATTAACCCGTCGCTGAAGCTAGATAAATTGCCCAGCCTGGAAGTGCTGTCCAAGGAAAATCCCGAGCTGGTGAAAGTGATCCTCGGTGCCGCAGCGGGAGCCGTCGCCGTCGGTGCCATCGTGCAAGCCGCCCGCAACGCCGGATTTGATACTCGGCCGGCCGAGCAACTTGCCAAAATCGTGGAAGAACAGCTTTCCAGCGGCGAACTCCCCGTGCACGACCTAGAAATCATGGTGGATAAATCCAAATACACCATCGGAGACCTGATCAAACTACTTGAAGCCGTCCAAGCCCGCCAAGCCGAAATCGAACAGCAGGCGCAGGTTTAG
- a CDS encoding M13 family metallopeptidase translates to MKDLYRLVNGPWIDTHTIPADRGIDGVFHQLRDQAERDVREIVESGSGRATDLFRSFTDIPGVTAAGIEPLHEDFALIDAATSPTEFAHACGQLDRLGVSGPLGFWVAKDAGGDDVALYLFQAGIGLPDEAYYRAPEHAETLAAYRGHVERMLGFLPAERLGGASISEAAERIVALETEIAAGHWDVVATRDAVKTYNPDRALPPVTRAFLDGARVDAGRVITMMPSYVDHLETLVTPERLADWKLLAAWNILQSRAGYLTPEISLADFEFYEAKLSGATEQRALWKRGIELAASVVGEEIGQVFVERHFPPEAKSEMLELVDYLLQAYRERISNLPWMTPATREKALEKLAKFKAKIGYPDKWRSYEGLSFSPNGADLVANVRAGMAYLHDYELARLGKPVDRDEWVTTPQVVNAFYNPVVNDITFPAAILRPPFYTAGGDAATNFGAIGAVIGHEIGHGFDDQGSHYDGDGNINSWWDDQDRAAFEELTAKLVSQFQGQVPAVLAGTDSTGVNGEFTLGENIGDLGGLGIAVVAYRRYLADRGLDFATAESAEVPTDGSDPAMVGVQYTALQRLFISWARIWRTAIREELARKYLATDPHSPAEFRCNIICGNVAEFYEAFDVDPDGNMWIEPDQRVTIW, encoded by the coding sequence ATGAAAGACCTTTACCGCCTTGTCAATGGGCCTTGGATAGATACGCACACCATTCCCGCCGACCGTGGCATCGACGGGGTTTTCCATCAGCTGCGGGACCAGGCCGAGCGCGACGTCCGCGAAATCGTGGAATCCGGCTCGGGCCGCGCCACCGATCTGTTCCGTTCCTTTACGGACATCCCTGGCGTCACCGCCGCCGGAATCGAACCTCTGCACGAAGATTTTGCGCTTATCGACGCCGCGACCTCACCCACCGAATTCGCCCACGCGTGCGGCCAACTCGACCGCCTCGGGGTGTCCGGTCCTTTGGGCTTTTGGGTCGCCAAGGACGCCGGCGGCGATGATGTTGCACTGTATCTTTTCCAGGCCGGCATCGGCCTGCCCGATGAAGCGTACTATCGCGCCCCCGAACACGCCGAGACTCTCGCCGCCTACCGTGGCCACGTTGAGCGCATGCTCGGGTTCTTGCCTGCGGAGCGGTTGGGCGGGGCGTCGATAAGCGAGGCTGCGGAACGGATCGTCGCGCTGGAAACGGAAATCGCGGCTGGGCATTGGGACGTGGTTGCGACCCGCGACGCGGTGAAGACGTACAACCCGGATCGCGCATTGCCGCCGGTGACCAGGGCGTTTTTGGATGGTGCGCGGGTGGACGCTGGGCGCGTGATCACGATGATGCCCTCCTATGTGGATCATTTGGAAACCCTGGTCACGCCCGAACGTTTGGCCGATTGGAAGCTGCTTGCCGCGTGGAACATCCTGCAATCCCGCGCCGGCTACCTCACCCCGGAAATCTCGTTGGCGGATTTCGAATTTTATGAGGCGAAGCTGTCCGGCGCCACGGAACAGCGCGCGTTGTGGAAGCGCGGCATCGAACTCGCCGCTTCCGTCGTCGGTGAGGAAATCGGACAGGTGTTCGTGGAGCGCCACTTCCCGCCGGAGGCCAAGTCCGAAATGCTGGAATTGGTCGACTACCTGCTGCAGGCGTATCGCGAGCGCATCAGCAACCTGCCGTGGATGACCCCCGCCACGCGCGAAAAGGCGTTGGAAAAGCTGGCCAAATTTAAGGCGAAGATCGGGTACCCGGATAAATGGCGTTCCTACGAGGGGCTATCGTTTTCCCCGAATGGCGCGGACTTGGTGGCTAATGTGCGCGCCGGAATGGCGTATCTCCACGATTACGAGCTGGCAAGATTGGGTAAGCCGGTGGACCGCGACGAGTGGGTGACCACGCCGCAGGTAGTAAATGCGTTCTATAACCCCGTGGTCAATGACATCACCTTCCCGGCGGCTATCTTGCGGCCACCGTTCTATACCGCCGGTGGCGATGCCGCCACGAATTTCGGCGCTATCGGCGCGGTGATCGGCCACGAGATCGGACACGGATTCGACGATCAGGGCAGCCACTACGATGGCGACGGCAATATCAATTCTTGGTGGGACGACCAGGATCGCGCGGCGTTCGAGGAGCTGACAGCTAAGCTCGTGTCCCAGTTCCAGGGGCAGGTGCCCGCGGTGCTCGCCGGTACCGATTCCACCGGCGTGAACGGCGAGTTTACCCTTGGGGAAAACATTGGCGATCTCGGCGGTTTGGGCATCGCGGTGGTGGCGTATCGCCGCTACCTTGCCGATCGCGGGCTGGATTTCGCTACCGCCGAAAGCGCCGAGGTGCCCACGGATGGTTCCGACCCCGCAATGGTGGGCGTTCAATACACCGCGCTGCAGCGCCTGTTTATCTCTTGGGCGCGGATCTGGCGCACGGCTATCCGGGAAGAGTTGGCCCGGAAGTATCTTGCCACCGACCCGCACTCACCTGCGGAATTCCGCTGCAATATCATCTGCGGTAACGTCGCGGAATTCTACGAGGCGTTCGATGTGGACCCCGATGGGAACATGTGGATCGAGCCCGATCAGCGGGTTACCATCTGGTAG